The DNA segment ATCGCAACAGTCAGTAATTTCATGAGAATAGAATCACCCAGAATTATTCCTTCAAATTTCGGAGAAAGGTCTATCACTTCGGACATCATTAATCCAATAATCAGCGCCGGAACTGCTACGAAAAATCCTGCGATTGGCCCAGCCGCACCAATCTGAAGCAAGGCATCTCTTTTGCGTACGGGTGATTTCATTTTAATAAAGGCGCCAAAGGTTCCAATAAATGTCGGTGCCGGAATGAAATAAGGAAGTGTCGCTTCTACATGATGTTTTTGAGAATAATAAAAATGCCCAAATTCGTGGGTTCCCAATATCAGCATTAACGTTAAAGAAAATGGAATTCCTTTCAGCAAATCCAATGGATGAGTCCAAAAAGTGCCACCTTCCATCATTGATCCTGCCATTAATGTCGTGAATAACGTCATGAAAAACAAAACGGTATTGATTCGGGGGATTTTTGGAATCCTCAGGATTACATCATCTTTGGTTATTTCAGGATCTGTCATAATAACGAGGTAAAATCTACCTTTGAACCTGTAAGTAGGTCAAAGGGTTCCATTTTGTTTTTTCCCTGATTGCTCCGAAGTTCTGCCATGCGAATATTATCTGCACTCATTCTTCTGTCTATGTTGGTTGCACAGGAAGCCGATTCACCCTTTTCTATTGAGGTCCGTCCGCGCGTGATGGATAAAAATCGGTTATA comes from the Candidatus Neomarinimicrobiota bacterium genome and includes:
- a CDS encoding site-2 protease family protein translates to MTDPEITKDDVILRIPKIPRINTVLFFMTLFTTLMAGSMMEGGTFWTHPLDLLKGIPFSLTLMLILGTHEFGHFYYSQKHHVEATLPYFIPAPTFIGTFGAFIKMKSPVRKRDALLQIGAAGPIAGFFVAVPALIIGLMMSEVIDLSPKFEGIILGDSILMKLLTVAIYPGLGDSQDIMLHPVAFAGWIGLLVTMLNLLPIGQLDGGHIAYAMLGKKHDLFAKIAFAALIPLSLFSLNWLVWAILIIVLMRTTSHPPVQDIHIPLSKNNKLIGYACLVIFILCFIPAPFQSG